In one Rutidosis leptorrhynchoides isolate AG116_Rl617_1_P2 chromosome 8, CSIRO_AGI_Rlap_v1, whole genome shotgun sequence genomic region, the following are encoded:
- the LOC139863755 gene encoding ABC transporter E family member 2-like, protein MGIWRSDLAIFRDYELPLLYAMVTNSMLPSLRYLFQIEQLMGQEVVDLPGKELQRVALPPSQGEPTNVCLIDEPSRTELSFMKEPHLMNCVANAPQSLRAEVNFFFSHLTITFRRDPTNFQPRINKLSPIKDREQKFVGSYYYLDD, encoded by the exons ATGGGGATATG GAGGAGCGATTTGGCAATATTCAGAGATTATGAGTTGCCATTGTTGTACGCCATGGTGACTAATTCGATGCTTCCTTCGTTGAG ATACCTTTTTCAAATCGAGCAGCTAATGGGGCAAGAAGTTGTTGACCTTCCTGGTAAAGAGTTGCAGCGAGTTGCGTTACCTCCGAGCCAGGGCGAGCCTACTAATGTCTGTCTGATAGATGAACCAAGC CGAACCGAGTTGTCATTTATGAAGGAACCCCACCtaatgaattgtgttgcaaatgcgCCTCAGTCGTTACGGGCTGAAGTAAATTTCTTCTTCTCGCACCTGACCATCACATTCAGGCGGGATCCAACTAATTTCCAACCAAGAATCAACAAGCTTAGTCCAATAAAGGACAGGGAGCAGAAATttgttggatcttactattacttGGATGACTAA